A single Buchnera aphidicola (Hyperomyzus lactucae) DNA region contains:
- a CDS encoding DNA polymerase III subunit delta' C-terminal domain-containing protein: MKLYPWLINPYNNFIKQYQTKKAHHAYLIKTQRGIGASILIWFISKWLLCLKPVGINFCNECHGCKLMSVRNHPDWHNFISEKNNMFNVDNVRMINEKIFKCSQQGGNKIIFLSDIEKLTESAVNAFLKTLEEPPKNTWFFLVSYTNLNLYTTLSSRCLIYKLFPPTEKNSLNWLKKETINKNRSYLTALRINQGSPISAKKFINGNIWIDRINFYKRLYNSLKNKNLLNMLKTLNEKNSIVQIDWICFLLCDSIKFNFNEKKYLTNFDQIELIKLLSYNANMILDLSLRTWMRCRYRLSKISGINYELLLLEQLLLWEKILNFKITI; encoded by the coding sequence ATGAAATTATATCCTTGGTTAATAAATCCATATAATAATTTTATCAAACAATATCAAACAAAAAAAGCTCATCATGCTTATTTAATAAAAACTCAAAGAGGAATAGGAGCATCAATATTAATTTGGTTTATTAGTAAATGGTTATTGTGTCTTAAACCAGTTGGAATTAATTTTTGTAACGAATGTCATGGGTGTAAATTGATGTCTGTTCGAAACCATCCAGACTGGCATAATTTTATATCTGAAAAAAACAATATGTTTAACGTTGATAATGTAAGAATGATTAATGAGAAAATATTTAAATGTTCTCAACAAGGCGGAAATAAAATTATTTTTTTATCAGACATTGAAAAACTAACAGAATCAGCAGTTAACGCTTTTTTAAAAACATTAGAAGAGCCACCAAAAAACACTTGGTTTTTTCTTGTTAGTTATACAAACTTAAATTTATACACTACATTAAGTAGTCGTTGTCTCATATATAAATTATTTCCTCCTACAGAAAAAAATAGTTTGAATTGGTTAAAAAAAGAAACTATAAACAAAAATAGATCATATTTAACTGCACTACGAATCAATCAAGGTTCTCCTATATCTGCAAAAAAATTTATTAACGGTAATATCTGGATAGATAGAATAAATTTTTATAAGCGTTTATACAACTCTTTAAAAAACAAAAATCTATTAAATATGTTAAAAACATTAAATGAAAAAAACAGTATAGTGCAAATTGATTGGATATGTTTCTTACTTTGTGATTCTATTAAATTTAATTTTAATGAAAAAAAATATTTAACTAATTTTGATCAAATTGAATTAATTAAACTGCTTTCTTATAATGCAAATATGATTTTAGATCTTAGTCTTCGTACTTGGATGAGATGCAGATATAGACTATCAAAAATCTCTGGTATTAATTATGAATTATTATTATTAGAACAATTGCTTTTATGGGAAAAAATTTTGAATTTTAAAATCACAATTTAA